The sequence TCAGGTAGCGCGCGTTCAACTCGTTGGAAATCTCGCCGAACAACGCGACGACTCTGCGCGGCGCTGTGCCTGTCGCTAGCCCTGGCATTGCTGCTCGCTGCACAGGGCGGTGGCTTCGGCACGCTCCTCTGGCTGCTCCTGGCTAGTGCCGCGGCGGTCAGCCTGGCGATGACCCTGAGCTGGGCTCCCACGGCGCTGCGCCTGTTGCTCAAAGCGTTCTGGTAGATCTGCTGGTTAAGTCTCGGCCCGCTCTGGCCGCTTTGACTTAATTCTCGGCTAGGCTGATAGCTGCGTGATCGCGTGGATGCCAGATGACCGCGCCGCGACCGCCAGGTACGGCCGAACAAGACGCAAGGAGCCATGCAGTGCAGAAGACTCTCTCGATCCTCGTGATCTGGCTATCGCTGGCTACCGTCACGGCCAGTGCAGCGCCCTGGCACTTCGTGACAGAGGACTTCCCACCGTTCACTTATCCGGCCAAACGCTCTTCCAGCAACGGAGCCGAGGGCCCCTTGGTGGAGATCGTGCAGGCGGTTTGTCTGCGCTTGCAGCAGGACTGCACGATTACGCTGTACCCCTGGCGACGCGCGCTGCTATTGGCCGAGCAAGGCCAGGCCGACGGCATCTTCACCCTGGTGCGATCGCCCAAGCGCGAACAGCTGTTTCATATCAGCCGCATGCTGGTGACC comes from Stutzerimonas stutzeri and encodes:
- a CDS encoding DUF3325 family protein; this encodes MEAASNRSESAPPSVRLPRPRCPCESGSARSTRWKSRRTTRRLCAALCLSLALALLLAAQGGGFGTLLWLLLASAAAVSLAMTLSWAPTALRLLLKAFW